Below is a window of Rodentibacter sp. JRC1 DNA.
TCTCACCCCTATCGTGAAAGATCGTTTTTTCTTAACGGAAACGATTTATGCTTATGCGCGTTTGATCAAAAAAATTGCAGAGGAAGAGGGCAAAGTTTCGGTAAACGAAGTTCGCGATCGTTTGAGTTTTGGGCGTAAACTCACCGTGCAGTTGATGGAATATTTTGACCGCACCGGTTTTTTACGCCGTAAAGGGAATGATCATATTTTGCGCGATAAAAATGCGTTTGATTTATAGTCAATTAAATTCACTATATAAGGAAATGATATGCAAAAAACATTGATTTCAGCGGTAATTTTGACCGCACTTTTAACTACCGGCTGCCAAGATAAAGAAGCACAGGCGGAAATCGAACGGCTGAATCAAAAAATCGTGCAACTTACGGAAGAAAATAAACAGCTACAGCTTGATGTGCTTGCCAATAAAACTTGGGCGGAGAATATTATTCCGGCAATTTTCGCGGAAGAGGATATTGTATTCAAAAAATCGGAAACGATTAAATATCCAAAATCAGATGATAGTTATGCACCGGAAGAAGGGAGTATTGCTTATTCTATTTCAACTTTGAAAACCAATATCGATTGGTTGAATACGTTATTATGGGCAGAGCTGACCCGTAAGGATGGCAATGTTCCCACGCGCGACCAGTTTTTGCAGCATTACCGGAAAGATTTTGACGGAACCAAAAACGATATGACGGAAGAGCAAGTCAGTGGTTTTGAAATAAATAGTCGAGTTGATTTTATTGGTCAAAAAGAAAAATTGGCAACCTTTGTTATTGGTAACTATGAATATACCGGTGGCGCGCACGGTATGAATATAAATCGTTATTTCACCCTTGATTTAACCACGCATAAAATTCTGACGTTAAATGATGTATTTGATGATGAAACCTTACCGAAAGTTAAAGCACTACTGTGGGAACGTTACATTGAACAAAATGGTGAAAATAACAAACCTTTTGTTTCCCAACAGGATTTCAATGTGTCGTCCAACATTTATTTAGACAGTGAAGGAATTCATTTTATTTATGGCGTATATGAAATAGCACCTTATGCCTTGGGCGAGCAAGATCTGACCCTTAGTTGGTGGGCATTGGAAAATTTGCTTAGTTCAAAATTCAAACAGCAGAACTATGTGAAATTTACGAATGTATGTGAAATATGTTAAAGAGGAACACTAATTAGACATAAAAAAGTGCGGTAGATTTTACCGCACTTTTTCACTTTCCTTTTTTCACCCAATATTTAAAGGGTGGTGTTTTCACCTCGCTCTGTATTAGGGTGTGATCCATAAATTGACAAAAACTTGGGATATCACGTGTAGTGGCGGGATCATCGGCGAGAATTAACAGCACATCGCCATCGTTTAAATGACGAATATTCTTGCGCACCAGCATTACCGGTTCAGGGCAACGCAAGCCTAAGGTGTCAAGAGTTTGAGTTACTGCGGGTTCGGACATCTTCTTTTTTCCTAAAAAAATAATGCGATATCATACCGCACTTACTGCAAAATTTCGACAAATCCCCATCATCAGTGATAGACTAGCGCGATTAAAATTACCTGAAAAAAGACAATGGCGGAATATCTTATTCCTAAAAGTGCGGTCATTTTTGAAGAAGAAATCAAGAAAAGCCGCTTTATCACTTATTTACAACGTACGGAAGGTTTAGCGGAGGCAAAAGCCTTTTGGGTGCAAATTAGATCAGCGCACCCGAATGCACGTCATCATTGTTGGGCAGCGGTTGCAGGCAAGCCGACGGATTCACAACAATTTGGATTTTCAGATGATGGTGAGCCGGCGGGAACGGCAGGAAAACCGATGTTGAGCGCACTTCAAGGTTGTAATGTCGGCGAAATTAGTGCTGTCGTGGTACGTTATTACGGCGGTATTCTTTTGGGTACCGGGGGATTGGTGCGCGCTTATGGCAATGGCGTTCAACAAGCATTAAAGCTGTTGGAAACCGAAACGAAAGTAGAACGTACACTTTTTCGTTTAGATATTGATTATGGGCAGCTTGGCTTTGTACAGTTACTTTGTGAGAAGTATCGAATCGAAATTTTAGATCAGGACTTTCAGGTGAAAATTCATTTGACCCTCGGCATTAGTAAAGAAACCATTCCGCCTTTTACCGCAGAATTGCGGGAAAAATCAGCGGGAAGATTGGTGAGCAAATCTTTAGAAATAGGCGAATAATTGTGCATATTTTATCCATTATCCGAATTATCGGCATTCTTGTTATGTGCTTTTCCGGTACGATGCTTATTCCGGCATTCGTTGCATTCATTTATGGCGATGGTGGTGGGAAAGCCTTTATGCAGGCATTTGCGTTAAGTTTAATGACCGGCGCATTACTGTGGTGGCCTTGTCATCATCATAAACAGGAATTGCGCTCACGTGAGGGTTTTTTGATTGTTGTGGCATTTTGGTTTGTGTTGGGGGGATTAGCCACCTTACCTTTGCTATTATTCGATGTGCTACATTTATCACTGGCTTCTGCGGTGTTTGAGGCCTTTTCCGGCTTAACCACCACAGGTGCAACGGTGATGACGGGGCTGGATAATTTACCGAAAGCGATGTTGTTCTATCGTCAATTTTTGCAATGGCTTGGCGGTATGGGGATCATTGTGTTGGCGATTGCGATTATTCCGTTGCTAGGCGTTGGTGGAATGCAGTTGTACCGTGCAGAAATGTCCGGTCCGATGAAAGAGCAGAAGATTCGGCCTAGGATAGCGGAAACAGCAAAAGTATTATGGATAATTTATCTTTTTCTGACCCTTTCTTGTTCGCTGGCTTATTGGCTGGCGGGAATGACGCCTTTTGATGCGATTACCCATAGCTTTTCCACCGTATCTATCGGTGGATTTTCAACTCATGATGCGAGTATGGGGTATTTCAATAGTCCGCTTATTAATAGTATCACAATGTTATTTCTATTAATTTCGGCTTGTAATTTCGGGTTGCACTTTCGAGCTTTTTCAACGATTGGAAGAGAAAATTTTTTCAAAATTTATTTGCGCGATCCTGAATTTCGGTTTTTTATCAGTATTCAGTTTATTCTTGTTATTATCTGTACTTTGGTGATGTGGAGTCATAATTATTTTTCATCATCTTGGCAGGATTTTGAACAGGTGTTGTTTCAAGCTATATCTATTTCAACCACAACAGGCTATACGACCTCTGATTTTACTTCATGGCCTTCTTTCGTGCCCGTCATATTGGTTCTTGCTTCATTTATGGGGGGCTGCGCCGGTTCTGTGGGGGGCGGCTTGCGTGTGGCGCGCGTATTATTGTTATATTTACAGGGGAAACGCGAATTGAAACGGGTTGTGCATCCGAACTTGGTTTATCCCATTAAGTGGGGTAATAATGTGTTGGATGAACGAGTCATCGGTAGTATTTGGGCGTTTTTTTCCGCTTATCTTTTAGTTTTTTTAATTTGTTTACTTGGCGTGATAGCATGTGGTGTCGAACCTTTTGACGCATTTAACGCAGTATTAGCCACTCTGAATAATTTAGGTGTAGGATTAGGTTCGGTTAGCAATAGCATGATAGCTGTTCCGGATAGCGCAAAATGGGTTTTGTCTATTGCGATGGTGTGTGGCCGTTTAGAAATTTTCACGCTTTTAGCATTATTTACTCCTGCATTTTGGAAATCATAATGAAAACATTAATTCTTTATTTAAGTCATGATGGGCAAACGAAAAAAATCTCGGAATTTTTGACCGCACATTTGAATGGCGAAGTGGTTTTAGAGCCATTACGGGAAGATTATGACATTCAAGGTTTTGAACGGGTGATTATCGGTGCTTCGATTCGTTATGGTCATTTTAATAAATCTCTTGATCGTTTTGTTGTACGCAACCGCTCTCATTTAGAACGCAAAAGTGCGGTATTTTTTGGCGTGAATTTAACGGCGCGTAAAGAAGGTAAAGATAATCCTGAAACGAATACTTACGTACGTAAATTTTTACAACGCACAAAATGGCAACCGAAATTAGCGGCGGTGTTTGCAGGGGCGTTGCTTTATCCGCGTTATAGATGGTTCGATCGCATGATGATCCGATTTATAATGAAGCTCACCGGTGGGGAAACGGATACAAGTAAAGAAATTGAATATACGGATTGGGCTAAAGTTAAGGAATTTGCGAGCCGGATCAATGGGTTGAATAAATAATCGAATTTTAGTTGCATTTTAAGCGATTTGTATAAGGTTCATACAAAAGAACAAAAATTTAAATATTTTTACAAAAAAGAGTTGCAAAGGATTGTAAAATCCCTATAATGCGCACCACACAACGACGCACTGTTGTGAAATGTTTAAAATTGCAGTGCGTCGTTTTATTTTCGCCTTATTTTGAGTTGAGTGTTCGGCTTAAGGTTGGCGGATTGCTCTTTAACAATGTATCAGACAATCTGTGTGGGCACTTGTTGATTGACTTGTTTAAAATAAATTTTAATTTTGAAGTCTTAATAAGTGCTTAACTTGAGATTCATTTTTACTTTACTTTTAAAGGTAAATAATTTTTAGTCAGTATTTATTGAGCGATTGAACTTTTGAATTGAAGAGTTTGATCATGGCTCAGATTGAACGCTGGCGGCAGGCTTAACACATGCAAGTCGAACGGTATCGGAAGAGAGCTTGCTTTTTTTCGAGAGAGTGGCGGACGGGTGAGTAATGCTTGGGAATCTGGCCTATGGAGGGGGATAACTACTGGAAACGGTAGCTAATACCGCATAATATCGGGAGATAAAAGGGGGCGTAAAGCTCTTGCCATGGGATGAGCCCAAGTGGGATTAGGTAGTTGGTGGGGTAAAGGCCTACCAAGCCGTCGATCTCTAGCTGGTCTGAGAGGATGGCCAGCCACACCGGGACTGAGACACGGCCCGGACTCCTACGGGAGGCAGCAGTGGGGAATATTGCGCAATGGGGGGAACCCTGACGCAGCCATGCCGCGTGAATGAAGAAGGCCTTCGGGTTGTAAAGTTCTTTCGGTGATGAGGAAGGTAATGAGGTTAATACCCTTATTAATTGACGTTATTCACAGAAGAAGCACCGGCTAACTCCGTGCCAGCAGCCGCGGTAATACGGGGGGTGCGAGCGTTAATCGGAATAACTGGGCGTAAAGGGCACGCAGGCGGCTATTTAAGTGAGGTGTGAAATCCCCGGGCTTAACCTGGGAATTGCATTTCATACTGGGTAGCTAGAGTACTTTAGGGAGGGGTAGAATTCCACGTGTAGCGGTGAAATGCGTAGAGATGTGGAGGAATACCGAAGGCGAAGGCAGCCCCTTGGGGATGTACTGACGCTCATGTGCGAAAGCGTGGGGAGCAAACAGGATTAGATACCCTGGTAGTCCACGCTGTAAACGCTGTCGATTTGGGGGTTGGGGTTTAACTCTGGCGCCCGTAGCTAACGTGATAAATCGACCGCCTGGGGAGTACGGCCGCAAGGTTAAAACTCAAATGAATTGACGGGGGCCCGCACAAGCGGTGGAGCATGTGGTTTAATTCGATGCAACGCGAAGAACCTTACCTACTCTTGACATCCTCAGAATCCGATAGAGATATTGGAGTGCCTTAGGGAACTGAGAGACAGGTGCTGCATGGCTGTCGTCAGCTCGTGTTGTGAAATGTTGGGTTAAGTCCCGCAACGAGCGCAACCCTTATCCTTTGTTGCCAGCGTTTTGGACGGGAACTCAAAGGAGACTGCCGGTGATAAACCGGAGGAAGGTGGGGATGACGTCAAGTCATCATGGCCCTTACGAGTAGGGCTACACACGTGCTACAATGGCGTATACAGAGGGAAGCGAAGCAGCGATGCGGAGCGAATCTCAGAAAGTACGTCTAAGTCCGGATTGGAGTCTGCAACTCGACTCCATGAAGTCGGAATCGCTAGTAATCGCAAATCAGAATGTTGCGGTGAATACGTTCCCGGGCCTTGTACACACCGCCCGTCACACCATGGGAGTGGGTTGTACCAGAAGTAGATAGCTTAACCGCGAGGGGGGCGTTTACCACGGTATGATTCATGACTGGGGTGAAGTCGTAACAAGGTAACCGTAGGGGAACCTGCGGTTGGATCACCTCCTTAGTTAGAGACGAGCGATAACAAGTGTTCACACAGATTGGCTGATAGATTGTAGACAAGAGAGCACAGAAAATCGCATTACCCTTGGGTCTGTAGCTCAGGTGGTTAGAGCGCACCCCTGATAAGGGTGAGGTCGGTGGTTCAAGTCCACTCAGACCCACCACTCTGAGAGTGAGTGAAAAGGTGTAATGGAAAAGGTTCATAAGCGGGTGTGGTATCTCTACACCGTTATGAGCAAATGATGAAAGGGGATATAGCTCAGCTGGGAGAGCGCCTGCCTTGCACGCAGGAGGTCAGCGGTTCGATCCCGCTTATCTCCACCACTTATCATCGTTAAGTAAATTGTTTTGCTGGAAATCCGAAAGAAAAGAGAGCAAGGATAATAAGGATAAAGAGAAAAATAAGTAGGCGATACAGGTTTTTACCTAAGTTTATCTTATCCTGTCTTATATTTATTATCTTTCCTTTAAGTTTATTTAACGATGATAACTGAAAAAGATTATCTGACTGTTCTTTAACAAATTGGAAACAAGCTGAAAACTGAGAGATTTTTTTAAGTCTGCGAAAGCGGATAGAAGAAAGTCTGAGTAATAAAAATCTTGATTGAACAAAAGCAATCGAGTGTTTAGTTAGATTAAATAACAGCTAAAGTGTTTGGTATTGAAAGCACTTGAGGTTGTATAGTTAAGTGACTAAGCGTACAAGGTGGATGCCTTGGCAATCAGAGGCGAAGAAGGACGTGCAAATCTGCGAAAAGCTTGGGTGAGTTGATAAGAAGCGTTTAACCCGAGATATCCGAATGGGGAAACCCAGTAGATGAAGAATCTACTATTGCTTAATGAATCTATAGTTAAGCAAGGCAAACCGGGAGAACTGAAACATCTAAGTACCCCGAGGAAAAGAAATCAACCGAGATTCCGTGAGTAGCGGCGAGCGAAAGCGGAGTAGCCGTCAGTGATAGCAGTGTATTAAGAAGAATCGACTGGGAAGTTGAACGAAACAGGGTGATAGTCCCGTATTCGAATGGTGCATTGTGGTACTAGGCTGACAATAAGTAGGGCGGGACACGTGATATCCTGTCTGAAGAAGGGGGGACCATCCTCCAAGGCTAAATACTCCTGATTGACCGATAGTGAACCAGTACTGTGAAGGAAAGGCGAAAAGAACCCCGGCGAGGGGAGTGAAATAGAACCTGAAACCTTGTACGTACAAGCAGTGGGAGCCTGAAAGGGTGACTGCGTACCTTTTGTATAATGGGTCAGCGACTTATATTTTGTAGCGAGGTTAACCGCATAGGGGAGCCGAAGGGAAACCGAGTCTTAACTGGGCGTTTTAGTTGCAAGGTATAGACCCGAAACCCGGTGATCTAGCCATGGGCAGGTTGAAGGTTGGGTAACACTAACTGGAGGACCGAACCGACTAATGTTGAAAAATTAGCGGATGACTTGTGGCTGGGGGTGAAAGGCCAATCAAACCGGGAGATAGCTGGTTCTCCCCGAAATCTATTTAGGTAGAGCCTTGAGCGGACACCTTCGGGGGTAGAGCACTGTTTCGGCTAGGGGGCCATCCCGGCTTACCAACCCGATGCAAACTACGAATACCGAAGAGTGATACTCAGGAGACACACGGCGGGTGCTAACGTCCGTCGTGGAGAGGGAAACAACCCAGACCGCCAGCTAAGGTCCCAAAGTTTATATTAAGTGGGAAACGAAGTGGGAAGGCTTAGACAGCTAGGATGTTGGCTTAGAAGCAGCCATCATTTAAAGAAAGCGTAATAGCTCACTAGTCGAGTCGGCCTGCGCGGAAGATGTAACGGGGCTCAAATATAGCACCGAAGCTGCGGCATCAGGATTAATTCTGTTGGGTAGGGGAGCGTTGTGTAAGCGGATGAAGGTGAATCGAGAGGTTTGCTGGACGTATCACAAGTGCGAATGCTGACATAAGTAACGATAAAACGGGTGAAAAACCCGTTCGCCGGAAGACCAAGGTTTCCTGTCCAACGTTAATCGGGGCAGGGTGAGTCGGCCCCTAAGGCGAGGCTGAAAAGCGTAGTCGATGGGAAACGGGTTAATATTCCCGTACTTGGTAAAGCTGCGATGTGGGGACGGAGCAGGTTAGGCAAGCAGGCTGTTGGATATGCCTGTTTAAGCGTATAGGTGGGTGTTTTAGGCAAATCCGGAACACCATAACACTGAGGCGTGATGACGATTGTCTACGGACAAGAAGTTGCCGATACCACACTTCCAGGAAAAGCCACTAAGCTTCAGGCTTTACTAAACCGTACTGAAAACCGACACAGGTGGTCAGGTAGAGAATACTCAGGCGCTTGAGAGAACTCGGGTGAAGGAACTAGGCAAAATAGCACCGTAACTTCGGGAGAAGGTGCGCCGGCGTAGCTTGTAGTGATTAACTCACGAAGGGTGAACCGGTCGAAGATACCAGCTGGCTGCAACTGTTTATTAAAAACACAGCACTCTGCAAACACGAAAGTGGACGTATAGGGTGTGATGCCTGCCCGGTGCTGGAAGGTTAATTGATGGTGTAATCGTTTGAGAAGCACCTGATCGAAGCCCCAGTAAACGGCGGCCGTAACTATAACGGTCCTAAGGTAGCGAAATTCCTTGTCGGGTAAGTTCCGACCTGCACGAATGGCATAATGATGGCCAGGCTGTCTCCACCCGAGACTCAGTGAAATTGAAATCGCCGTGAAGATGCGGTGTACCCGCGGCTAGACGGAAAGACCCCGTGAACCTTTACTATAGCTTGACACTGAACCTTGAATTTTGATGTGTA
It encodes the following:
- the tusA gene encoding sulfurtransferase TusA codes for the protein MSEPAVTQTLDTLGLRCPEPVMLVRKNIRHLNDGDVLLILADDPATTRDIPSFCQFMDHTLIQSEVKTPPFKYWVKKGK
- the hemG gene encoding menaquinone-dependent protoporphyrinogen IX dehydrogenase — encoded protein: MKTLILYLSHDGQTKKISEFLTAHLNGEVVLEPLREDYDIQGFERVIIGASIRYGHFNKSLDRFVVRNRSHLERKSAVFFGVNLTARKEGKDNPETNTYVRKFLQRTKWQPKLAAVFAGALLYPRYRWFDRMMIRFIMKLTGGETDTSKEIEYTDWAKVKEFASRINGLNK
- a CDS encoding YigZ family protein → MAEYLIPKSAVIFEEEIKKSRFITYLQRTEGLAEAKAFWVQIRSAHPNARHHCWAAVAGKPTDSQQFGFSDDGEPAGTAGKPMLSALQGCNVGEISAVVVRYYGGILLGTGGLVRAYGNGVQQALKLLETETKVERTLFRLDIDYGQLGFVQLLCEKYRIEILDQDFQVKIHLTLGISKETIPPFTAELREKSAGRLVSKSLEIGE
- a CDS encoding DUF3298 and DUF4163 domain-containing protein yields the protein MQKTLISAVILTALLTTGCQDKEAQAEIERLNQKIVQLTEENKQLQLDVLANKTWAENIIPAIFAEEDIVFKKSETIKYPKSDDSYAPEEGSIAYSISTLKTNIDWLNTLLWAELTRKDGNVPTRDQFLQHYRKDFDGTKNDMTEEQVSGFEINSRVDFIGQKEKLATFVIGNYEYTGGAHGMNINRYFTLDLTTHKILTLNDVFDDETLPKVKALLWERYIEQNGENNKPFVSQQDFNVSSNIYLDSEGIHFIYGVYEIAPYALGEQDLTLSWWALENLLSSKFKQQNYVKFTNVCEIC
- a CDS encoding TrkH family potassium uptake protein; this translates as MHILSIIRIIGILVMCFSGTMLIPAFVAFIYGDGGGKAFMQAFALSLMTGALLWWPCHHHKQELRSREGFLIVVAFWFVLGGLATLPLLLFDVLHLSLASAVFEAFSGLTTTGATVMTGLDNLPKAMLFYRQFLQWLGGMGIIVLAIAIIPLLGVGGMQLYRAEMSGPMKEQKIRPRIAETAKVLWIIYLFLTLSCSLAYWLAGMTPFDAITHSFSTVSIGGFSTHDASMGYFNSPLINSITMLFLLISACNFGLHFRAFSTIGRENFFKIYLRDPEFRFFISIQFILVIICTLVMWSHNYFSSSWQDFEQVLFQAISISTTTGYTTSDFTSWPSFVPVILVLASFMGGCAGSVGGGLRVARVLLLYLQGKRELKRVVHPNLVYPIKWGNNVLDERVIGSIWAFFSAYLLVFLICLLGVIACGVEPFDAFNAVLATLNNLGVGLGSVSNSMIAVPDSAKWVLSIAMVCGRLEIFTLLALFTPAFWKS